Part of the candidate division KSB1 bacterium genome, ATATTTGTACTTCTGCCGAGAATATTGTCAACAACCTGGCATTGGTTCCTGAAGATAGATGTTTGAATATCATGCCTTTATTTCACATACATGGCTTAATCGCAGCGGTTTTAAGTTCGTTGCGGGCAGGGGCTTCGGTTTTCTGTACGCCAGGTTTCAATGCATTGAAATTTTTTGCATGGCTAAAAGAATCCAACCCTACCTGGTATACCGGGGTGCCTACCATGCATCAGGCAATTCTAAGCCGTGCCTCCAGGAATAGTGATATTATCAAAAATTCTCGTTTACGTTTTCTGCGATCTTCGTCCGCATCGCTGCCTCCCCAGGTCATGATGGCAATGGAAGAGACATTTAATTCGCCGGTGATCGAATCCTATGGTATGACAGAGGCTGCGCACCAAATGGCTAGTAATCCCTTGCCGCCAAAAGAAAGAAAACCTGGTTCAGTTGGAATTGCCGCAGGTCCGGAAATTTCTATTATGGATGAAAATGGTAAACTATTAACCTCAGGCACAATAGGAGAAGTAGTTATTCGAGGACAAAATGTAACTTTAGGATATCTGAATAATCCTGCAGCAAATGCAACAGGATTTACGAATGGCTGGTTTCGCACCGGAGACCAGGGTATTATAGACACAGAAGGTTATCTTCGACTTACCGGCCGGTTGAAGGAGATTATCAATCGAGGCGGAGAGAAAATATCACCTCGAGAAGTGGATGAAATATTGCTGGATCATCCAGCCGTGCTTCAGGCAGTGACCTTTGCAATGCCTCATGAAAAATTAGGAGAGGAAGTGGCTGTTGCGCTGGTATTGAGAGAAGGCGAAACAACCACTGAAAAAGAGATCCGCGAATTCGCCGGTCAAAGACTGGCGGATTTCAAAGTGCCGCGTAAGGTAATTTTTCTTGATGAAATTCCAAAAGGTCCTACCGGCAAATTACAGCGAATTGGATTAGCAGAAAAATTGGGAATCACATAAATTTACGAATTTTGTCACTCCCGCATGTTTCTAGCGGGAGTCTATTCAGACCCCTGATAAACTTGTGCCCGCATGCTTTTAAGCGGGTAAGCTTTCGGGGGTAACAGTTTTAGAGTTTTCGTTCTTGCTTGAAAAAAATTATAAATCATCGTATTAATCAATAGAAAATTTCGATGGTATTCAGTGCTATTATTAAGTAAAAATAACAATTTCATTCTAATTCCTCAAAATCAATGAAAATCTGCATTTATGGCGCCGGGGCAATCGGCGGATATCTTGGCGCCCAATTGGCAATAGCAGGCTATGATGTATCATTAATTGCCCGCGGACCTCACCTGGAAGCTATACAAAAAAAGGGTTTGATTTTATGGACAGAAGGGGAGAAAAAAGTTGCTAAAATAACGGCTACTGACAACCCGAAAGAGCTTGGTCAACAAGATTATGTGATCATTACTCTCAAAGCGCATTCGGTTTCGCCCATTGTGGAACAAATGACACCGCTTCTCGGGGAGAATACGGCAATCGTCACCGCCCAAAATGGCATTTTGTGGTGGTATTTTTATAAGTTGGCGGGTTCCTTTGAGAATCATCGTTTGGAAAGTGTGGACCCTGGCGGACGGATTTGGGATACACTGAGACCGGATCGGGTGATAGGTTGTGTGGTATATCCTTCCAGCGAAATTGTGGAACCCGGAATTATCAGGCATATTGATGGCAAGCGTTTTATGCTTGGTGAATTGGATGGTTCTAAATCTGATAGGGTAGTGGCTTTAAGTGTGGCTTTTACTGCTGCAGGTTTCAAAGCGCCTGTGCGAAAAAAAATAAGGGATGATATCTGGTTAAAACTTTGGGGCAATGTCTCTTTTAATCCGGTGAGTGTTCTTACTTCGGCAACATTGGAGCAAATGGCGCAGGACTTAGCTGTTCGTTCTGTCATTCGAAACATGATGGTTGAAGCTGCGGCTGTTGCAGAAAAACTGGATGTGAAATTTTTGGTCGATGTTGATACCCGCATTGGCTGGGCTGAAGATGTAGGCGCCCACAAAACGTCCATGTTGCAGGATTTTGATAAGGGTCGGCCAATGGAAATTGATGCATTAGTAGGTGCTGTTTCTGAAATGGCTAAACTAGTTGGTACTCCCACACCCACAGTCGATACCGTACTTGCGCTATTAAGATTATGTGTTCAAAATTCTGAATAGAGTATTGATTTTTAGAAATTGGCTATTTCAATTATTAATCTGAACAATTCATAGCAACAAGTCACAAAGTCACAAAGTCACAAAGTATTGAAAAAAAAGAAAATAAGTTTGAGTCCACTCTAAAAACCGATTCAGTCGCTTTTCTAAAATTAAATGATACATAAAAACAAATACTTATGAGAGCGATGGAATCGGTATCGCACCTTTTTAGAATGAACTCAAGTTTTATAATTATAAAATAAATCGAAAGGAACTCATTTTTTAATAGTGGTTCTTCTAAGTTACATAATTTTCGCGTCTTCGTGGCAAAAAATTCATGAATAGTGCAAGTTAATCAATCAACCATGCAATTGATAACCTAAACTCAAGGGATTTCTTATGACTGCTGATAATCATAACAAAAGCTCGAAGAATGGATTAGCAAGTTTAAAACTTCCCAGTATGGTTCCCGCCAAATTGGCTCTATATTTTGGCCCCGGAATTATCCTGATGATGACCGGTATCGGGACCAGTCATTTAATTACTGCACCTGTAGCAGGAGGACGATTCGGTTATGCTCTTCTTTGGTGTATTCCTATTGCCTATATTTTTAAATACTATGGTTTTGAAATGGCTTTCAGGTTTACGAATGCCACCGGCAAGAGCATGGTCGAGGCATACAGTACGGCATGGAAAAAATGGCCATTATGGTATGTGCTGGTTACTACGTTGGTTCAATGCGCAATTGGGCAAGCCGGCAGGCTAATTGCGGCTTCTGCAGTATTATATTATTTATTCAGTGTTTCCCTGGGTTTTAATATCGCCATTGAATACTATGGTCTGTTTTTAGGTTTGATCTCAGTAGCAATCATTTTGCGGGGGAATTATAAAGCTGTTGAAATGGTTGCTAAAATTGCAGCCGGATTATTAGTAATTTCTACATTAGCCGTATATTTTGTCAAACCTGCGCCAATCTCCGCAATGGCCAATTTCTTTATTTTCGATACGCCGCAAGGTTCCTGGCTGATTATTGCTGCGTTTCTCGGTTTATTGCCTACAGGTATTGATGTCTCACTACAAGCATCAGAATGGGGGAAAGCAAAAAAAGTTGGGATGAGTAAGATCAGGACAAATATTGAAGAGTTGGGCATTGCCAAATCTTTCGATCCTTTTACATCAAAAAAGGAGGATCTAGCTGTCGATACCACCAAACTTCCTGACCATGCTCTTGAGTACTGTAGAAGATGGTTCAAAATCGGATTGTGGGATTTTCGGCTAGGTCATGTAATTTCTTTTATTATTGCAATCATTTTTTTGTTATTGGCGGCTGTTTGGTTATATCCGAATCCTGTTGAAGGACGAGCCGTGATCGGGGAAATTGCCAAAATTTTCACACTCAGTGTCGGACCATGGATGATGGCTATTTTCTTGCTTGGCGCTTTTGCGGCAACCTTTTCCACCGCATTCAATTATTTCGACGGCTGGCCCCGGATTGTTGCTGCATGTAGCAGGAATATGTTCAAAAACACAGCGAGTCTGCAGGGGATTGAAAAAGAATCTCTGGCAGCTGAAAATAAAAGCAAATGGTATTCCGAATACAACATTTATCGAATGACGATGTTATATTCCCTTGTGGCTTCTGTTTTAATTATAGCAGGAATACCGAAACCGGTTTGGTTAGTACTGGTTGCTTCGGCGCTGGCATTTTTTATTGCGCCTGTTATATTTTTTCTCAACCTTTATTATTGCTTAACGATTATTCCCAAAGAAGATAAATATTTTTATCCTTCAACTTTTGCGAAATGGTTTGGCTGGGCAAGTTTTTTTGTTTTTACAATATTGAGTGCAATTCTAATTTTGGCGAGAGTATTTAAGATTGAGTTGTTTGGAGCATAAATCTTAATGAGATGATGGTTTTGAAAATCAAGAAAAATATCGAAATCCGAATATCTAAATTCTAAACAAATAAGAAATTCTAATTATTAATTTTTCAAACTTGATCCCAAATTAATTTAATTATCTAAACTACAGTTTGATTTTTTGAGTTTTAGACATTAGAATTTGTTTGGGTTTTCGATATTCGATATTCTAATTTCTAATTTTACGGAGTTAAAAAAATGAAATTCATATATTTACTACCTACCATGATTTTTTTCGTCCCGTTATTATTAGCACAAGACCGCATCACCGGCAGATCGTTTGCCACCCGATCCGAAGTGATAGCCCAAAATGGGATGGCGGCGACGAGTCAACCCTTAGCCACACAAGTGGCCCTTGATATTCTCAAGCAGGGTGGTACTGCTGTCGATGCTGCAATTGCAGCCAATGCCATGCTTGGTCTTGTTGAACCCACGGGCAGCGGAATTGGCGGTGACCTTTTTGCCATTGTCTGGGACGCCAAAACCCAGAAGCTTTATGGATTAAATGGAAGCGGCCGTTCACCTTATTCCTTAACCCTTGATTATTTCAAGCAAAATGGTTATAAGCAAATTCCGAGTCGCGGGCCGTTGCCGGTTTCGGTGCCGGGCTGTGTGGACGGTTGGTTTGAATTACACAAGAAGTTTGGCAAATTGTCTATGGAATCCATTTTAGGACCTACCATAAAATACGCCCGGAAGGGTTTCCCGGTATCGGAACTGATTGCGTATTATATGCAGGCTCATGTGCCAATCTTGCAGGAATGGCCGGGTTTTAAGGAAACTTTTATGCCAAACGGCAGAGCGCCGGAAAAAGGTGAAATATTTAAAAATCCGAAATTAGCCAACACCCTGGAAAAAATCGCAAAAGGCGGCCGGGATGTCTTTTACAAAGGCGAGATTGCCAAAACCATCGATGCGTTTATGAAAAGAGTAGGTGGATTTCTTTCCTACAAAGATTTAGCAGATCATTCTTCAGAATGGGTTGAGCCGGTTTCCACTAATTATCGCGGCTACGATGTCTGGGAACTGCCACCCAATGGACAGGGAATTGCCGCCCTGCAAATCTTAAATATTCTCGAAGGTTTTGATTTAAAGAGTATGGGCTTTGCCAGTACAGAATATATACCTCATTTTTTGGAAGCGAAGAAATTGGCATTCGAAGATCGAGCCAAATATTATGCCGATCCGGATTTTAATGAGATTCCGGTTGACTGGCTTATCTCTAAAGAATATGCTGAGGAGAGACGCAAGCTCATCGATCCTCATCGAGCGGCTTGGCGCTATGACGTTGGCAATCCCAGTCTGGAAGCTGGTGATACCATCTATCTGACTGTTGCCGATAGTGAAGGCAACATGGTTTCGTTGATTCAGAGCAATTATCGTGGCATGGGATGCGGCCTTTCTCCGGATGGATTGGGATTTATTTTTCAAGATCGTGGTGAATTGTTCACTCTCGAAGAAGGTCATTTTAATACGTATGCACCGCACAAACGTCCGTTTCATACGATCATTCCAGCATTTATCACCAAAGACGGTAAGCCCTACATGAGCTTTGGCGTTATGGGTGGCGCTACCCAACCCCAGGCACATGCGCAAATCGTAATCAACATGGTTGATTTCGGTATGAATCTGCAAGAAGCCGGCGATGCCCCCCGGATTTTACATCAGGGCTCCTCCCAACCAACAGGTGAAGTAATGACAGACGGCGGATCTGTGTATCTGGAAACCGGAGTCGATTATGAGGTCATCCGGGAATTGGTAAAAATGGGGCACAATGTGGGCTACAATGTCGGTAGTTTTGGCGGTTATCAGGCTATTCTATTCGATTGGAAAAACAAGGTTTATTACGGTGCTTCCGAGTCCAGGAAGGATGGGCATGCGGCTGGGTATTGAAAGAATATATTCCATGAATGAAAGCAAGTGCTTGACTTTTAACTGAACAAAACCTAAATTTTAATAATATATTATTACTCAAAATAATTTAGGAATATTATCATGGGTGTTATTGAAACCTGCTATGAACATATAGCTATCGATGAAGATGGAATACCTTACATATTAGGTACGACCATGAAAGTAATTGAATTGATAAAGCTAAAGTTCGCTTACGGATGGAGTCCGGAAGAACTTTTATTCCAGCACCCATATCTCACACTTGGTCAAATTCATGCCGCTCTCGCATACTATTGGGATCATACTGAAGAACTCGAAAAAGATATCGATGCTTGATCTCAAAGAATTAAAAAATTAAAAAAAAATGACCCCTGATTCCCCCTGGTCACACGAACAATAATTAGTGAAAATTCGTGTACATTTGTGGCAAAAAATAATGTTGAAAATTTCATTTGACAGGCGTATATTTATATTAACTGATACGTATTATTTTTCCTGGAGGAAAAAAAGTGAAAACAAAATTGAATTTAACCATAGAAAATGATTTGGTGCCAAAAAGCAAAAAGTACGCAAAGGCAAAAGGTATTTCCGTGTCCAAATTGGTGGAAAATATGCTGCGCGATGTAACGCAAAAGCACCAGGATTCGTTTTCGCAAAAATGGCAGGGTAAATTTAAAGCCGTAGAAAAAAATGAAATACGTTACAAAAAATTAGAAGAGCGGTATCTGCAATGATAGTATTTTTGGATACCGATATCCTCATCGACCTTGCATCAGACAGAAAGCCGTTTTCAGATGATGCCGCCACGCTAATCGATGCTGCAGAAAACCGCCATTTTGAAAGCTTCATTGCCTGGCATTCGATCTCAAATTATTATTATATCGTTTCTGCAAAAGTAAAAAAACAAGACGCCATTGAATTTGTCAAAGATTTGCTACAGTTTGTAAATGTGGCTTCAACATCAACCAAAGACGTTTTGTATGCCACTGGACTTCTGTTTTCTGATTTTGAGGATTCACTTCAGGTAGCAGCAGCTAAAGCATGTAATGCAGAGGTAATACTCACCAGAAATGTGAAACATTACAAAGCCAGTCCAATTCAAGTCCAAACACCAACGGATTTTATAAAAAAGAATAAGCATTTTTTTAAGTAGCACACCCACCCAAAAATTAACTGCCACGAATTTCACGAATTAACGAAACGAATAATAATTAGTGAAAATCCGTGTACATTTGTGGCAAAAAATAATGTTAAAAATTTCGTTTGCCACCCGATCCGAAGTGATAGCCCAAAATGGGATGGCGGCGACGAGTCAACCCTTAGCCACACAAGTGGCCCTTGATATTAAGCAAATTCCGAGTCGCGGGCCGTTGCCGGTTTCGGTGCCGGGCTGTGTGGACGGTTGGTTTGAATTACACAAGAAGTTTGGCAAATTGTCTATGGAATCCATTTTAGGACCTACCATAAAATACGCCCGGAAGGGTTTCCCGGTATCGGAACTGATTGCGTATTATATGCAGGCTAATGTGCCAATCTTGCAGGAATGGCCGGGTTTTAAGGAAACTTTTATGCCAAACGGCAGAGCGCCGGAAAAAGGTGAAATATTTAAAAATCCGAAATTAGCCAACACCCTGGAAAAAATCGCAAAAGGCGGCCGGGATGTCTTTTACAAAGGCGAGATTGCCAAAACCATCGATGCGTTTATGAAAAGAGTAGGTGGATTTCTTTCCTACAAAGATTTAGCAGATCATTCTTCAGAATGGGTTGAGCCGGTTTCCACTAATTATCGCGGATACGATGTCTGGGAACTGCCACCCAATGGACAGGGAATTGCCGCCCTGCAAATCTTAAATATTCTCGAAGGCTTTGATTTAAAAAGTATGGGTTTTGCCAGTACAGAATATATCCATCATTTTTTGGAAGCGAAGAAATTGGCCTTCGAGGATCGCGCCAAATATTATGCCGATCCGGATTTTAATGAGATTCCGGTTGACTGGCTTATCTCTAAAGAATATGCTGAGAAGAGACGCAAGCTCATCGATCCTCATCGAGCGGCTTGGCGCTATGACGTTGGCAATCCCAGTCTGGAAGCTGGTGATACCATCTATCTGACTGTTGCCGATAGTGAAGGCAACATGGTTTCGTTGATTCAAAGCAATTATCGTGGCATGGGATGCGGCCTTTCCCCGGATGGATTGGGATTTATTTTTCAAGATCGCGGTGAATTGTTCACTCTCGAAGAAGGTCATTTTAATACGTATGCACCGCACAAACGTCCGTTTCATACGATCATTCCAGCATTTATCACCAAAGACGGTAAGCCCTACATGAGCTTTGGCGTTATGGGTGGTGCTACCCAACCGCAGGCACATGCGCAAATCGTAATCAACATGGTTGATTTTGGTATGAATCTGCAAGAAGCCGGCGATGCCCCTCGGATTTTACACCAGGGCTCCTCCCAACCAACAGGTGAAGTAATGACAGACGGCGGATCTGTGTATCTGGAAACCGGAGTCGATTATGAGGTCATCCGGGAATTGGTAAAAATGGGGCACAATGTGGGCTACAATGTCGGTAGTTTTGGCGGTTATCAGGCTATTCTATTCGATTGGAAAAACAAGGTTTATTACGGCGCTTCCGAGTCCAGGAAGGATGGACAGGCGGCTGGGTATGAATGGTTATCAGACGTAACTTCAAGTACCGTCTTTTTTATTATAATCATGAATAACAGCTTTGGAATTTGGAATAGGTTGTCCAGTTGCTTCACTATAAAGTACGTCAGGGCAAAAATCCACATCGTTTGGCCACACAAGCGTTCCAATTTCTGAATCAACTTTAACTTGTTTGAAAGTATCTATATTTTCCAATTGTGTAAATACACCTCCTCGCCCAACAATTCGGTTTCTAAAGTTTAATTCAATTTCTTTCCCATCGGTAAAAGTTATCAGTAATCGATAATTTTTAATATGACGAACTTTTTTTATTCGTGGGAACATTGTGATCTCTTTATTTTAGTGGTTCAATTTTCAAAGCTGGTTGGTTTTTGTTAAGCCTATTCCAATTCTCTACTAATTCATTTTGATGCAGGGCAGTCCATTCAACAACCATAGATTCTGCTCGAGGTGGTAAATCTCCGCGTAAAACAGCAATTGGATTAATTGAAATTTGAACCTCATTATTACCATAAACTGCATGAAAATGAGGCGGTGTGTGGTCATCAAAGTACATCCGTATAATAATACCAAAAAACCGACTGATTTCTGGCATAACAACTCCATTCCATTATTGATATAAGTTTAAATAAAAACAACAGAAAATGCAATTTCAAATTTGTGAACTTACGACATTCATCTGTCTAATTATTTTCTTCCATCCAGGTCATAGCTTCAAAGACTTTTTGGTGGTTTCCTGAAAAAATAATCGTATCGTACTTTTCGATGATTAAATTCCCCAGGGGTTTTGATAAGACCTCAGTCTTACGGATAACACCGATGATCTCAGTGCCATCATAATGAAAAGGATCGAGTGATTCTAATTTTTTGTCTACGAAACGAGAATGGGGACTGATAAAAAACAATTCATTGTCTTGTTCGATATTATCAGAAATGGCGATCTTCCATTCTTCACGGGTTTCTTGCTTATAGAAAAACTGGTAATGTTTTTTTCTTAACAAATTCGTTTGAATCCGGGTTATATGGTCAGGCATGTGATAAAATTTAAGGATATGATGAATAAATATAAGAGAGGTTTCCATATCCTGGGATAGCACGAGATCCGCTCCAAATTTATACATTGTTTCGACCTGGGTAATATAATTTGCCCGCACAATGATGCGCAAAGACGAATTTAATCTACGTGCGAGTTTCACGGTTCTCCGGGTAGCTTCCATGTCGTTGATCGCAATCACCAACAATGAAGCTTTGGAAATACCGATTAACTTCATATTCTGCTCCCGGTCAATATTACCAAAATGGATAGACTCTCCAAGAGATTTATACTTTTTTACTGTAGCAGGATTCATTTCAATAATGGTATAAGGAAAATCGAGCAGCTTTAATATTTTTGCAATATTTTGGCCGTTAACTCCGAATCCGGCGATTATGGTATGGTTTGTAAGTGGTTTTGATTGCTCAGAAATTTGTAAACCTTTTTTTAGTCTTTCCGATCTGCTTATTTTCTTGCCGATGTTGAGAGCTAACGGAATGGAAAACATACTTAATATTGCAGACGATAAAAGAATTTGATGGATGTCCTGGTCAAAAAGTGTGTTTTCCTGGGCGACTTTCAAAAGGATAAATGAGAATTCACCGATATGAGCCAGGCCAAAAGCGGTCATCACTCCTGTATTTAATGGATGTTTGGTGACAACAAATATAGCCAGAATGATGACGAATTTTATAACGATTATGATCAAAGTAATCGATAAAACTTGTGTAAAATGTGAAAGTAAAAAGGAGATATTAACGAACATTCCGATGGATATAAAAAATATGGAATTAAAAATATGCCTGAATGGGATAATATCGGTGTTGATTTGATGCGCATAATCGGAATCGGATATGGCTATTCCCACAATAAAAGCACCCATCGCCATAGACAAGCCCAACTGGTGGGCTAAGATGGTTAGCCCAAATAAAAAAACAAAAACCGTTACCAATAATAAATCCGGCAAACGTACTTTAAAAATAAGCTTAAAAATATTGGGCAATACTGCTTTACTTACAATAAAAACTAAAATAACACTGCCAAAAGCCAACAGGATTTTCGTAACAATAGGACTCGTTTGGGCTTCACGAAATTGGCTAATAAGGGGAAGTAAAATCAAAGCCGGAATGATAACCGCATCCTGAAAAAGCAAGATGCCGGTCATCTTCAATCCGGAGGGTGAATTTAGATCGTCTTTTTCCTGCAATAATTTCAAGACGATGGCCGTACTGCTCAAGGCTAAAATAAAACCACCTAGCAAAGCCTGGTGCATTACCAAGCCGTACCAATAAAGTAAAAAAGAGAAAACCAGCCAGCTTATCGCTACCTGAAGCCCACCGAATAGCAAAAAGTCTTTAAATATCTTCCTGATTTTTTCTAATGAAAATTCCAGCCCGATGGTAAACATGAGTAAAATAATGCCTATTTCAGCCAGAACTTCGATATCAGAAATTGAATCAACTAATTGCAATGCGGTTGGGCCAATAATTACACCGGTTAGCAAAAAGCCGATTACCGGCGGTATCCTGAATTTAGACAAGATCAGAATGATCAGGATGGCTAAAAATAAGATTAGTATGATGTCTTTGAGTAAAATCATGTTTCATTTATCTTTACTAGTAAAGTATCAATAAATATAATTACTGTAACATATAAAATTTGTACTTATCAATATCAAAAAAAGCATAGTTAATAATAATTCCCCTCTCGAGAGGGGAAGAAAATCCCGTCCCGGACGGATTTTCAGGGGTGTGTAATTATCGAGTGGTTTCTGATGGTGGAAATCGTATACGCAAATTTGTTTTCCTTTTAGTTTCTTCCAGAGCAAGATCTCAGACAATGTGCTGTTATTGCGGAGATTTCTGGCTAATTCTTTTAGTATTGGGTTGTATGGTATGAGTTTGCGTTTTGGCATGAGTTAATGGGTTTTTTAGAGCAAAATTACACACCCCTAAATCCCCTCTCTCGAGAGGGGACTTTGGAATTCTTTTTTCTTTCCCTTATTTTGTTGAAATAATTTACAGCAAGTTTTCAACTAGTCGTTCCTATTAATATCCCATACCCATATCGTTATCAATTTCTTAGTTTTACCACTGCGACTAACCTTCCGAAGGTTCGAACCCTTTGGAAGGTTGAAACGACAGTTTACAAATCAAAAATTGGTGTAGTCGAAATACTGTACCCTGCAAAAATCCCCAAACCATTTTCGATATTACTCCTTGTCCTGGACATAACCATTAATCGTAAATTCCTGGGCAGAACATTGTGTAAAGTGGAAAGAATTATTATTAAAACTGATCGATAAAAACGCACGAATGTATTTTTTAGCTCGTTCTATTGTTGCAAAGTAAAAAAACCCTAACTAAGGTAAACAAATTTCAGTTGAATTGAAACGCTATACCCAATTTTCAATTTTGAGATTTTCAATTTTATTAAATTCATTTATGTTATTTGTAATAAGAGTGGCATTTATGTGTACTGCATGTGTACTAATTAATAAATCTAATTGACCAATACGGTCGCCTATTTTTTTTAATTTTGCTCTTATTTCACCATATGTATGAGCTGCATCGCCTGGGTAATCTAATATATTTAGTGGGGT contains:
- a CDS encoding cation:proton antiporter, which encodes MILLKDIILILFLAILIILILSKFRIPPVIGFLLTGVIIGPTALQLVDSISDIEVLAEIGIILLMFTIGLEFSLEKIRKIFKDFLLFGGLQVAISWLVFSFLLYWYGLVMHQALLGGFILALSSTAIVLKLLQEKDDLNSPSGLKMTGILLFQDAVIIPALILLPLISQFREAQTSPIVTKILLAFGSVILVFIVSKAVLPNIFKLIFKVRLPDLLLVTVFVFLFGLTILAHQLGLSMAMGAFIVGIAISDSDYAHQINTDIIPFRHIFNSIFFISIGMFVNISFLLSHFTQVLSITLIIIVIKFVIILAIFVVTKHPLNTGVMTAFGLAHIGEFSFILLKVAQENTLFDQDIHQILLSSAILSMFSIPLALNIGKKISRSERLKKGLQISEQSKPLTNHTIIAGFGVNGQNIAKILKLLDFPYTIIEMNPATVKKYKSLGESIHFGNIDREQNMKLIGISKASLLVIAINDMEATRRTVKLARRLNSSLRIIVRANYITQVETMYKFGADLVLSQDMETSLIFIHHILKFYHMPDHITRIQTNLLRKKHYQFFYKQETREEWKIAISDNIEQDNELFFISPHSRFVDKKLESLDPFHYDGTEIIGVIRKTEVLSKPLGNLIIEKYDTIIFSGNHQKVFEAMTWMEENN
- a CDS encoding DUF559 domain-containing protein, which gives rise to MPKRKLIPYNPILKELARNLRNNSTLSEILLWKKLKGKQICVYDFHHQKPLDNYTPLKIRPGRDFLPLSRGELLLTMLFLILISTNFICYSNYIY
- a CDS encoding type II toxin-antitoxin system VapC family toxin; the encoded protein is MKYMLDTNICIYIIKKTPQKVIDKFKNIKLGEIGISSITYCELQYGVANSKMKKENQDALNEFLTPLNILDYPGDAAHTYGEIRAKLKKIGDRIGQLDLLISTHAVHINATLITNNINEFNKIENLKIENWV